A window from Triticum aestivum cultivar Chinese Spring chromosome 6D, IWGSC CS RefSeq v2.1, whole genome shotgun sequence encodes these proteins:
- the LOC123143710 gene encoding protein PHOSPHATE STARVATION RESPONSE 3, with the protein MSTQSVIPVKHFIAPDIRAHTCNAPQPSVHQMFNAKSDIYSSADDTSRVSYADLSDPNSSSSSTFCTSMYSSSSTKPSGFSFLPHPSKCEQQQVSAAKSSSSSLLFAADPSTGVHGDLEHPLDLKDFLNLSGNASDSSFRGGGNAMDFSEQLEFQFLSEQLGIAITDNEESPRLDDIYGIPPQCSPSLVSPSSDHEDLRSGGSPVEAQLTSSHSSSGATCSKTRMRWTLELHERFVEALKKLGGPEKATPKGVLKLMKVEGLTIFHVKSHLQNYRHVKYIPEKKEVKRPCSEDNNAKSASGIDSGNKKSFQMAETLRMQMEVQKQLHEQLEVQRELQLRIEEHARYLQQILEQQKARKSTVPKPEEKTEVNTTSAPPLKRKISDTE; encoded by the exons ATGAGCACACAGAGTGTAATTCCTGTGAAACATTTCATTGCTCCTGACATCAGGGCTCACACCTGCAATGCTCCACAACCTTCAGTCCATCAAATGTTCAATGCTAAATCCGATATTTACAGTTCGGCAGATGATACTTCCCGAGTCTCGTATGCTGACCTATCAGACCCGAATTCATCCAGCTCTTCCACATTCTGCACAAGCATGTACTCATCGTCGTCGACAAAACCCAGTGGATTTTCTTTCCTGCCCCATCCTTCTAAATGTGAGCAGCAGCAGGTATCAGCTGCAAAATCATCGAGCTCTTCTTTGCTGTTTGCTGCTGATCCAAGCACTGGCGTTCATGGTGATCTTGAACATCCACTTGATCTCAAGGACTTCCTTAACCTCTCCGGCAACGCTTCTGACAGTAGCTTCCGTGGAGGAGGCAATGCCATGGATTTCAGTGAGCAGCTGGAGTTTCAGTTCTTGTCTGAACAACTTGGGATTGCCATCACCGACAACGAGGAGAGCCCTCGGTTAGAT GACATATATGGCATACCGCCGCAATGCTCACCTAGTCTAGTATCCCCTTCCTCTGACCATGAGGATCTGCGCAGTGGGGGTTCTCCGGTTGAAGCCCAGTTGACGTCATCACATTCTTCATCTGGAGCAACATGTAGCAAAACGAGAATGAGATGGACACTTGAGCTCCATGAGCGTTTTGTGGAGGCTCTGAAAAAGCTCGGAGGACCGGAAA AGGCAACTCCCAAGGGTGTGCTGAAGCTTATGAAGGTAGAAGGCTTGACAATCTTTCACGTAAAGAGCCATTTGCAG AACTATCGACATGTGAAGTATATTCCGGAGAAAAAAGAAG TGAAGAGACCATGTTCAGAAGATAACAACGCAAAATCAGCATCTGGAATTGATTCTGGCAACAAGAA GAGTTTTCAAATGGCGGAAACTCTACGGATGCAAATGGAGGTTCAGAAACAGCTCCATGAGCAACTAGAG GTGCAAAGGGAATTACAGCTGCGCATAGAGGAGCATGCAAGATATTTGCAGCAGATACTAGAACAACAGAAGGCCAGAAAATCTACGGTGCCGAAACCAGAGGAGAAAACAGAGGTCAACACCACTTCAGCTCCGCCGCTGAAGCGTAAAATTTCAGACACCGAATAG